Proteins encoded together in one Candidatus Palauibacter soopunensis window:
- a CDS encoding AlpA family transcriptional regulator yields the protein MTESPKDPRTTSPVRLLRRPEVEARTGLSRSSIYARMAEGTFPRPVRLGKYGVAWIEAEIDEWVRNRISAGRTAERPSSTNQQGKDEER from the coding sequence ATGACCGAAAGCCCGAAGGACCCGCGCACTACTTCGCCCGTGCGCTTGCTGCGCCGGCCGGAGGTCGAGGCTCGCACCGGCCTGTCGCGGAGCTCGATCTACGCGCGGATGGCGGAGGGGACCTTCCCCCGCCCGGTCCGGCTGGGCAAGTACGGCGTGGCCTGGATCGAGGCGGAGATCGACGAGTGGGTCCGCAACCGGATCTCGGCGGGCAGGACGGCGGAGAGACCGTCGTCCACGAACCAACAAGGAAAGGACGAAGAACGATGA